A window of Chloracidobacterium sp. N contains these coding sequences:
- a CDS encoding 2,3-diphosphoglycerate-dependent phosphoglycerate mutase gives MPYLVLLRHGESQWNLENRFTGWVDVPLSPRGEEEARAAGAKLAGLTFDHLFTSVLQRAIQTADLVCATAGFTNLPTTRDQALNERHYGDLQGLNKAETAQQYGEEQVKIWRRSYDVRPPNGESLADTAARVLPYYEAHILPLLRAGKNVLVVAHGNSLRALVMHLDRLSPAEVLELNIPTGAPLYYELDAEGNVLAKRYL, from the coding sequence ATGCCCTACCTGGTTCTGCTGCGCCACGGGGAGTCCCAGTGGAATCTTGAAAACCGCTTCACCGGCTGGGTGGACGTGCCGCTTTCTCCCAGGGGGGAGGAGGAAGCCCGTGCTGCCGGTGCGAAGCTGGCCGGCCTGACCTTCGACCATCTGTTTACTTCCGTGTTGCAGCGGGCCATTCAGACGGCTGACTTGGTCTGCGCCACTGCCGGTTTTACCAACCTGCCCACCACACGCGATCAGGCGCTCAATGAGCGTCACTACGGGGACTTGCAGGGACTGAACAAGGCGGAAACCGCCCAGCAGTACGGTGAAGAGCAGGTCAAAATCTGGCGGCGAAGCTATGACGTGCGCCCGCCGAACGGCGAGAGCCTGGCCGACACGGCGGCGCGCGTGTTGCCCTACTACGAAGCGCATATCCTGCCTTTGCTGCGGGCCGGAAAGAACGTGCTGGTCGTGGCGCACGGCAACAGCCTGCGGGCACTGGTGATGCACCTGGATCGCCTGTCGCCGGCGGAAGTGCTCGAACTCAACATTCCCACCGGTGCGCCGCTTTACTATGAACTGGATGCCGAGGGCAACGTCCTCGCCAAACGCTATCTGTAG
- a CDS encoding enoyl-CoA hydratase/isomerase family protein — protein MYENLLVEKHERMAVLTVNRPNKLNALNIATRNEILAALDALQSDAEVRVLVITGAGDKAFIAGADIGEFAGQTALSQREVMTQRRAFDAMEAFPKPVIAMINGFCLGGGLELALSCDIRVASEQAKLGQPEINLGVIPGGGGTQRLTRLVGEGKAMEMILTGEMITAAEAHAVGLVNHVFAHAELREKTMALAAKIAEKSPVALRMAKEAVKTAARSGLDEGLRREVDLFALCFASEDKEEGVRAFLEKRKPNFVGR, from the coding sequence ATGTACGAAAATCTGCTTGTTGAAAAACACGAGCGCATGGCCGTGCTGACGGTCAATCGGCCGAACAAGCTCAATGCGCTCAACATTGCGACGCGAAACGAAATCCTGGCGGCGCTCGATGCCCTCCAGTCGGATGCGGAGGTGCGGGTGCTGGTCATCACCGGCGCGGGAGACAAAGCCTTCATTGCCGGGGCGGACATCGGGGAGTTTGCCGGGCAGACGGCGCTCAGCCAGCGGGAAGTCATGACCCAGCGCCGGGCGTTTGATGCCATGGAAGCCTTTCCCAAGCCGGTCATCGCCATGATCAACGGCTTCTGCCTAGGCGGGGGGCTGGAACTGGCTCTGTCGTGCGACATCCGGGTGGCCAGCGAACAGGCGAAGCTGGGACAGCCCGAAATCAATCTGGGAGTCATTCCCGGCGGCGGCGGAACGCAGCGCCTGACCCGTCTCGTCGGGGAAGGCAAGGCCATGGAAATGATCCTCACCGGGGAGATGATCACGGCCGCGGAAGCCCATGCCGTGGGACTGGTCAACCACGTTTTTGCCCACGCGGAGCTGCGTGAGAAAACCATGGCGCTGGCCGCCAAAATTGCCGAGAAAAGCCCGGTGGCGCTCCGCATGGCCAAAGAGGCGGTCAAAACCGCGGCCCGCTCCGGCCTGGACGAAGGGCTGCGCCGGGAAGTGGATTTGTTTGCCCTGTGTTTCGCCAGCGAGGACAAGGAGGAAGGCGTACGTGCTTTCCTTGAAAAACGGAAACCCAACTTCGTCGGGCGCTGA
- the trxB gene encoding thioredoxin-disulfide reductase: protein MTSQHRRVIIIGSGPAGFTAAIYAARANLKPLLFEGEGPENIPGGQLMITTDVDNYPGFEHGILGPELMANMRAQAVRFETDILTRNVTAVDFTTRPFRVWARDDEYTADAVIISSGASAKWLGLPSEEHLKGYGVSACATCDGFFFKDREVAVVGGGDTAVEEATFLTKYATKVTLIHRRRELRASKIMQARAFANPKITFLWDTVVEEVHGQRETGVTGLRLRNLTNDEVFDYKCDGLFVAIGHQPNTSLFVGQLDLNPQGYILTKPGSTHTSVPGIFAAGDVQDFTYRQAVTAAGTGCMAAIDAERWLEEQAHAAH from the coding sequence GTGACCAGTCAGCATCGCAGAGTCATCATCATTGGCTCGGGCCCGGCCGGTTTTACAGCCGCCATTTATGCCGCGCGAGCCAACCTGAAGCCATTGCTTTTTGAGGGCGAGGGTCCGGAAAACATCCCCGGCGGGCAACTGATGATTACGACCGATGTGGACAACTATCCCGGTTTTGAGCACGGCATCCTCGGCCCCGAATTGATGGCCAACATGCGCGCCCAGGCGGTGCGCTTCGAGACGGACATCCTGACGCGCAACGTGACAGCGGTGGATTTCACAACGCGCCCCTTTCGGGTCTGGGCGCGGGATGACGAATACACGGCTGATGCCGTCATCATTTCCTCCGGCGCTTCAGCCAAGTGGCTGGGGCTCCCGTCAGAAGAACATCTCAAAGGGTATGGCGTTTCCGCCTGCGCCACCTGCGATGGTTTTTTCTTCAAGGATCGCGAAGTCGCCGTTGTGGGCGGCGGCGATACGGCCGTTGAGGAAGCGACCTTCCTGACGAAATACGCCACGAAGGTGACACTCATTCACCGGCGGCGTGAACTGCGCGCCTCGAAAATCATGCAGGCGCGGGCCTTTGCCAATCCCAAGATCACCTTTCTCTGGGATACCGTTGTGGAAGAGGTCCACGGGCAGCGGGAAACGGGTGTGACCGGTCTCCGGTTGCGGAATCTGACGAACGACGAAGTCTTTGACTACAAATGCGACGGGCTGTTCGTTGCTATCGGCCACCAGCCGAATACGTCCCTGTTCGTCGGGCAGCTCGACCTCAATCCACAGGGCTACATCCTGACGAAGCCCGGCTCGACCCACACCAGCGTGCCGGGCATTTTTGCGGCCGGCGATGTGCAGGACTTTACCTATCGCCAGGCGGTGACGGCCGCCGGCACCGGCTGTATGGCTGCCATTGACGCCGAACGGTGGCTCGAAGAGCAGGCCCACGCGGCCCACTAG
- a CDS encoding 3D domain-containing protein has product MSLRALGETVRRGLRLFSFKPLFTFILVLLSMVGNLAARAQQGRPTPASTQTPQPDEAPQTPSPSTPSVELTLDLPATPPLLGSFSLRNAEPSPQAIPFVATAYSLKGRTASGEYVRPGIVAADPRVLPLGSVVKVHAGQYSGVYHVKDTGGRIRGRHIDIYMPSTRDAIRFGRRTVRVEVIRTGRPQRTKLGTR; this is encoded by the coding sequence ATGAGCTTACGTGCATTGGGGGAAACGGTGCGTCGGGGGCTACGTCTCTTTTCATTCAAGCCCTTGTTCACCTTCATCCTCGTCCTGCTGTCCATGGTCGGCAATCTGGCCGCCCGCGCCCAGCAGGGACGCCCGACCCCGGCATCCACCCAGACACCACAGCCAGACGAAGCACCACAGACCCCATCCCCTTCAACCCCATCCGTCGAGTTGACCCTCGACCTGCCAGCCACACCACCGCTGCTCGGTTCTTTTTCCCTGCGCAATGCCGAACCTTCCCCGCAGGCCATTCCGTTCGTCGCCACGGCCTACAGCCTGAAAGGACGAACGGCATCGGGGGAATACGTCCGGCCCGGCATTGTCGCGGCTGACCCCCGCGTGTTGCCGCTCGGCTCGGTCGTCAAGGTTCACGCCGGGCAGTATTCCGGTGTCTATCACGTCAAAGATACCGGCGGCCGCATTCGTGGACGCCACATTGACATCTACATGCCCTCCACCCGCGATGCCATCCGTTTCGGACGGCGCACCGTCCGGGTGGAAGTCATCCGTACCGGACGGCCACAGCGTACCAAACTGGGAACGCGGTAG
- a CDS encoding exo-beta-N-acetylmuramidase NamZ domain-containing protein — MQTGLDRLFTHHLDLLRDRRVGLICSPASVDVIYRHAADLFAACPAFRLTALFGPQHGFRGETQDNMIEWEGWPRDPRLGVPVFSLYGQTRQPTPEMLAEVDILVFDVPDVGTRVYTFIWTMALAMQAAQAQGIPFVVLDRPNPIGGLDIEGAVLEREWASFVGMYPIPMRHAMTVGELARMFNATEGIGCELHVVPMEGWSRPQWFDTTWLPWVMPSPNMPTLDTATVYPGMVLLEGTTLSEGRGTTRPFEIFGAPFIDPYELAAALEPLQLPGVHFRPLWFQPTFNKFAGQVCGGLQLHVQNRNTFRSYRTAVEILKAVRRLYPQERLWREPPYEYVFDRLPFDVIAGQARLRAAIEADADWADIAAADEPALEDFRRRRTAYLLY; from the coding sequence ATGCAGACCGGACTTGACCGCCTGTTCACCCACCACCTCGACCTGCTCCGCGACCGCCGCGTAGGACTCATCTGCAGCCCGGCTTCGGTGGATGTCATCTACCGCCACGCGGCTGACCTGTTTGCCGCCTGCCCGGCTTTTCGCCTGACGGCGCTGTTCGGCCCGCAGCATGGGTTTCGGGGCGAGACGCAAGACAACATGATCGAATGGGAAGGCTGGCCGCGTGATCCACGGCTGGGCGTCCCGGTGTTCAGCCTCTACGGGCAGACGCGCCAGCCAACCCCGGAGATGCTGGCCGAGGTGGACATTCTCGTGTTCGACGTGCCGGATGTCGGCACGCGCGTCTATACCTTCATCTGGACAATGGCGCTGGCGATGCAGGCGGCCCAGGCGCAGGGCATTCCGTTTGTCGTGCTGGACCGCCCCAACCCGATTGGCGGTCTCGACATCGAGGGGGCCGTTCTCGAACGTGAATGGGCATCCTTCGTCGGGATGTACCCCATCCCGATGCGACACGCGATGACGGTTGGCGAACTGGCGCGCATGTTCAATGCCACTGAGGGTATTGGCTGCGAGTTGCACGTCGTTCCCATGGAAGGCTGGTCACGGCCGCAGTGGTTTGACACCACCTGGCTGCCGTGGGTGATGCCTTCCCCGAACATGCCGACGCTCGATACCGCCACCGTCTATCCCGGCATGGTGCTGCTCGAAGGCACGACGCTTTCCGAAGGACGCGGCACGACGCGCCCGTTTGAAATCTTCGGCGCACCGTTCATTGACCCCTATGAACTGGCAGCCGCGCTCGAACCGCTCCAGTTGCCGGGAGTCCACTTCCGGCCGCTCTGGTTTCAACCAACGTTCAACAAGTTTGCCGGACAGGTGTGCGGCGGGCTTCAGCTTCACGTACAGAACCGCAACACATTTCGCTCGTACCGCACGGCCGTCGAAATTCTCAAGGCTGTCCGACGCCTGTATCCACAGGAACGTCTGTGGCGTGAGCCGCCCTACGAATACGTCTTTGACCGGCTTCCCTTCGATGTCATTGCCGGACAGGCGCGGCTGCGGGCTGCCATTGAAGCCGATGCCGACTGGGCTGATATTGCCGCAGCAGACGAACCGGCCCTGGAAGACTTCCGCCGCCGCCGTACCGCCTATCTGCTCTATTAG
- a CDS encoding rod shape-determining protein, whose protein sequence is MGLLINQGMLGEVGGFRAQTFFPIDPHRVTPPAPNPRFFETLPTVWAAAYRFRQAVEQGDETARWEWLTLFVLHAMGVAYLTEPLTPALLAREYPPALHPALETTYPQGGGLREFQLLSVGATTLGGVYPDVVFFPARARSHWSQENYLRPYLDGEHLSWARTQTLLLTDNFEREKCHRHLRCLARDVLPLSFGRLLERLCDEAFGPAPYGLDQAPRLASSPAAWPLVREQPKPTDLLDIYPLRKPNERGGQTYFLVDKFPQPPAWMTTALGPGQPSPVSYRALGPNAIGVEVRGRLETLALDARDEIVDLASLFVSDFVGRVDYPREDQRLALIHPVHKLQGLTDASRISVCMAPVTSRFLAYFPELLAEDGTGLQSRIAFDGQQVVWTFQLCGREVTWTARYFEARDLAVASLSLWPPRVDPQWYFYAAHGLGLRERSGRWRLVDENGRLGDLYELGASQDEYVTLLRPQETADATGQVRANRPRALSWWWPAQGRDVERGVVWLARLPDAGARTPTSAHLAVDFGTSNTSAAFAAGGVTDTLRFSLAPLRLWNGDGANRLGFAPFNWGGAKGYFSTTLLTRRSASLREVSPEMLTVEHLFAAAIPNLYSDGLNRMLLAAGSGANAWDLHDNLKWGQSQTSAYRALFLRLLLLFAHAELFFNRRAQVTDYTFTFPLAMSRTDRDVFHKQNRENIQVIQWLCHGMRNFEAASHYRADVDESAAAATGANLPPSSDRLDLFIDVGGGTTDIAVRRGTEILVLDSLRLAGRQFFRTAEQNLSPRVKLRKASVFRRHLGLLLAPNEEAAPMEMDVSDLPGLRDHNLSLPTFYLLRVNELKSETFVQREHLILKRQRDTTLPENQSYRDAYQRFCAQLFFRHILAYGIIQAAAAAIERRLGRDQLPHGIHLVLGGNAWGLLLFADFERSGQALLAEAETLLDRLKTRASGSLLPEAAACLHDLHVHDVTLLNEGDISRAKTNVPIGALSVATNQNLGRRTAPFTGVNLPQVVLGDGAQEYGPQAVNWFDRWSEADLKRRFGMETDVDIRQVNIRLPGTNAPLDVLLTLFTSRGNTDLIPEKRWPTINGYLTGGRHYPAMTPASVFVTGVLYADPDLKLVTSLPDQPYPLIEDMARRAGFYDDQPPQTERT, encoded by the coding sequence ATGGGACTCCTCATCAACCAGGGCATGCTTGGCGAAGTCGGCGGATTTCGGGCGCAGACCTTTTTCCCGATTGACCCCCATCGGGTCACACCGCCGGCTCCCAATCCCCGCTTTTTTGAGACGCTCCCCACAGTCTGGGCGGCGGCCTATCGTTTTCGTCAGGCTGTCGAACAGGGCGATGAGACTGCACGTTGGGAGTGGCTGACGCTGTTCGTGCTGCACGCCATGGGCGTGGCCTACCTGACCGAACCGCTGACGCCGGCGCTGCTGGCGCGGGAATATCCGCCGGCGCTGCACCCGGCCCTGGAGACGACCTATCCGCAGGGTGGTGGGTTGCGGGAGTTTCAGCTTTTGAGTGTTGGCGCGACGACCCTGGGCGGAGTCTATCCCGATGTCGTGTTTTTTCCGGCGCGTGCCCGTTCGCACTGGTCGCAGGAAAACTATCTGCGCCCATACCTCGACGGTGAACACCTGTCCTGGGCGCGCACACAGACCCTGTTGCTGACCGATAATTTCGAGCGTGAGAAGTGCCACCGGCATTTGCGCTGCCTGGCACGGGACGTGTTGCCGCTCAGCTTCGGCCGGCTTCTCGAACGGCTGTGTGACGAAGCCTTCGGGCCGGCACCCTACGGCCTTGACCAGGCCCCACGGCTGGCTTCCAGCCCGGCCGCCTGGCCGCTTGTACGCGAACAGCCCAAACCGACAGACCTGCTGGACATCTACCCCTTACGCAAGCCGAATGAGCGCGGCGGGCAGACCTACTTCCTGGTGGACAAGTTTCCTCAGCCGCCAGCCTGGATGACAACCGCCCTGGGTCCCGGACAGCCCTCGCCGGTCAGCTACCGCGCCCTGGGACCGAATGCCATCGGGGTCGAAGTGCGCGGTCGGCTCGAAACGCTGGCGCTTGACGCCAGGGATGAGATCGTTGACCTGGCGAGTCTCTTTGTGAGCGATTTCGTCGGACGGGTGGATTATCCGCGTGAAGACCAGCGGCTGGCGCTCATTCATCCGGTGCACAAGCTTCAGGGACTGACCGATGCCTCACGGATTTCTGTGTGTATGGCGCCAGTCACGAGCCGGTTCCTGGCGTATTTCCCGGAGTTGCTGGCGGAAGACGGAACGGGCCTGCAGTCCCGCATCGCCTTTGATGGGCAGCAGGTGGTGTGGACGTTTCAGCTCTGCGGGCGGGAAGTCACCTGGACGGCGCGCTACTTTGAGGCCCGGGATTTGGCCGTGGCTTCTCTGTCCCTCTGGCCGCCCAGGGTGGACCCGCAGTGGTACTTTTACGCGGCCCACGGGCTGGGTCTGCGGGAACGTTCCGGGCGCTGGCGGTTGGTGGATGAAAACGGGCGCTTGGGCGACCTGTATGAGCTTGGTGCGTCGCAGGATGAATACGTCACCCTGCTGCGTCCGCAGGAAACGGCGGATGCCACCGGACAGGTCCGGGCGAATCGTCCGCGCGCCCTGAGCTGGTGGTGGCCGGCCCAGGGACGCGATGTGGAGCGGGGCGTTGTCTGGCTCGCCCGGCTGCCGGACGCCGGGGCAAGGACGCCGACTTCGGCCCACCTCGCCGTGGATTTCGGCACGAGCAACACGTCAGCGGCTTTTGCGGCCGGTGGTGTGACCGACACCCTGCGGTTTTCTCTCGCCCCGCTGCGTCTGTGGAATGGCGACGGAGCCAACCGGCTGGGGTTTGCACCGTTTAACTGGGGCGGAGCCAAAGGCTATTTCTCGACGACCCTGCTGACGCGCCGCTCTGCATCGCTGCGGGAAGTATCGCCGGAGATGCTGACGGTCGAACACCTGTTTGCCGCCGCCATTCCCAACCTCTACTCCGACGGCCTCAACCGCATGCTGCTGGCGGCCGGCAGTGGCGCCAACGCCTGGGACCTGCACGACAACCTCAAGTGGGGACAGTCCCAGACCTCCGCCTACCGCGCGCTGTTTCTGCGTTTGCTGCTGCTGTTTGCCCATGCCGAACTGTTCTTCAACCGGCGGGCGCAGGTGACGGATTACACCTTCACCTTTCCGCTGGCGATGAGCCGGACTGACCGGGATGTGTTCCACAAGCAGAACCGGGAGAACATCCAGGTGATCCAGTGGCTTTGCCACGGAATGCGCAACTTTGAAGCGGCCTCCCACTACCGTGCTGACGTGGACGAAAGTGCCGCGGCAGCGACCGGGGCCAACCTGCCGCCCAGTTCCGACCGGCTCGATCTGTTCATTGACGTGGGCGGCGGCACGACCGATATTGCCGTCCGGCGCGGGACGGAAATCCTCGTGCTGGACAGTCTGCGGCTGGCCGGCCGGCAGTTTTTCCGCACCGCCGAGCAGAACCTTTCACCCCGCGTCAAGCTGCGCAAGGCCAGTGTGTTTCGCCGTCATCTGGGGCTGTTGCTGGCGCCGAATGAGGAAGCTGCGCCCATGGAGATGGATGTGAGCGACCTGCCGGGGCTGCGCGACCACAATCTGAGCCTCCCCACCTTTTACCTGCTGCGCGTCAACGAACTCAAAAGCGAGACCTTCGTGCAGCGGGAACACCTCATTCTGAAGCGCCAGCGCGATACCACCCTGCCTGAGAACCAAAGCTACCGCGACGCCTACCAGCGGTTTTGCGCCCAGCTCTTTTTCCGCCACATCCTGGCGTACGGCATCATTCAGGCGGCGGCCGCCGCCATTGAGCGCCGTCTGGGACGGGACCAGTTGCCACACGGGATTCATCTGGTGCTGGGCGGGAATGCCTGGGGTTTGCTGCTCTTTGCCGATTTTGAGCGTTCCGGGCAGGCGTTGCTGGCGGAAGCCGAAACGCTGCTGGATCGCCTCAAGACGCGGGCCAGTGGCAGCCTGCTGCCGGAAGCCGCGGCCTGCCTGCACGATCTGCACGTCCACGATGTGACCCTGCTCAATGAAGGCGACATCAGTCGCGCGAAGACCAACGTCCCGATTGGGGCGCTCTCGGTGGCGACCAACCAGAACCTCGGCCGGCGAACGGCTCCATTTACCGGGGTGAATCTGCCGCAGGTGGTGCTTGGCGATGGCGCCCAGGAGTATGGTCCCCAGGCTGTGAACTGGTTTGACCGCTGGAGTGAAGCTGACCTCAAACGCCGTTTTGGGATGGAGACGGACGTGGACATCCGCCAGGTCAACATCCGCCTGCCGGGGACCAACGCCCCGCTGGATGTGCTGCTGACCCTGTTTACTTCGCGGGGCAACACCGACCTCATCCCGGAGAAGCGCTGGCCGACCATCAACGGCTACCTGACCGGTGGACGGCACTACCCGGCAATGACGCCAGCCTCTGTCTTTGTGACCGGCGTACTCTACGCCGACCCAGACCTGAAACTGGTCACGAGTCTGCCGGACCAGCCCTATCCGCTGATTGAGGACATGGCCCGCCGGGCCGGTTTTTATGACGACCAGCCGCCGCAGACGGAAAGAACCTGA
- a CDS encoding class I SAM-dependent methyltransferase, with protein sequence MMSTDTKPSQPAPPLPPEVTPEAVRWAYRLILGREPLPEDIPAHLHYPDLTSLRQAFFGCREFRERERILCGPSLSGFEPPLVLEDEVNATTLERLLAHIQASWQKLGREEPHWSVLTSEEFKQTNLAANREWFYASGHGNAEQFLHLLRRNGCFPDGVADKAVLEYGCGVGRVTHALAQHFGRVYAYDISAPHLALAKQWTDGLGLTNIAFSQIQHPQDVVRLPKVHVVYTVIVLQHNPPPVIRMILEGLLSALLPGGVALFQVTTYREGYAFVAKDYLRTAKARLGEVEMHVLPQRRVFGIIAQADCQVLEVLEDAWTGYRYGELSNTFLVQKRDTAA encoded by the coding sequence ATGATGTCCACTGACACCAAGCCCTCCCAGCCGGCTCCGCCGTTGCCCCCGGAAGTCACCCCGGAAGCTGTACGGTGGGCGTACCGGTTGATTCTGGGGCGGGAGCCGTTGCCCGAAGACATCCCAGCCCATCTGCATTACCCGGACCTGACGAGTCTGCGGCAGGCATTCTTTGGCTGCCGGGAGTTTCGGGAGCGTGAGCGCATCCTCTGTGGCCCATCCCTGAGTGGTTTCGAGCCTCCCCTGGTGCTCGAAGATGAAGTGAATGCCACAACACTGGAACGACTGCTCGCCCACATTCAGGCAAGCTGGCAGAAGCTCGGCCGGGAAGAGCCGCACTGGTCGGTGCTGACGAGCGAAGAATTCAAACAGACCAACCTCGCTGCCAATCGCGAGTGGTTCTATGCCTCCGGTCATGGCAATGCCGAGCAGTTTCTCCATCTTTTGCGGCGCAACGGTTGTTTTCCCGATGGGGTGGCTGACAAAGCTGTGCTGGAGTACGGCTGTGGCGTCGGGCGGGTGACGCACGCGCTGGCCCAACATTTCGGCCGGGTTTACGCCTACGACATTTCTGCGCCCCATCTGGCGCTGGCCAAGCAGTGGACGGACGGGCTGGGACTGACCAACATCGCCTTTTCTCAGATACAACACCCACAGGATGTGGTCCGCCTTCCCAAAGTACACGTGGTGTACACCGTCATTGTCCTGCAGCACAATCCGCCGCCGGTGATTCGGATGATCCTGGAAGGTTTGCTGTCGGCGCTGCTGCCTGGTGGGGTGGCGCTGTTTCAGGTCACGACCTACCGGGAAGGCTATGCGTTCGTTGCCAAAGACTACCTGCGCACGGCCAAGGCGCGCCTGGGGGAAGTTGAAATGCATGTGTTGCCGCAGCGGCGGGTTTTCGGGATCATTGCTCAGGCGGATTGTCAGGTGCTGGAAGTGCTGGAGGATGCCTGGACGGGCTATCGCTACGGCGAGTTATCGAACACGTTTCTCGTGCAAAAGCGGGATACAGCCGCCTGA
- the lipB gene encoding lipoyl(octanoyl) transferase LipB: MSAQRIVEVWPLGVVDYAAGLAMQEQLVARRRQGEVPDTLLLLEHPPVITLGRAAEPEHIVAPKAVLERRGIAVYETGRGGDVTYHGWGQLVGYPILDLNPDRRDIRRYMRDLEEVLIRTVAEYGIAAGRVAGLTGVWVAGERKMAALGVRISRWITSHGFALNVTTHLEDFDFIVPCGITDKAVTSIARETGQTPTLHDVAGHVTRHFGGVFERAVVWRQLEQASVQVWLFRRQGAQTEYLVLRRTDARGGFWQPVTGQVEPGETPAAAARREVREETGQTTEPAALGLAETSLMNAAWFAPAAGPVFNREHAFAAQVETDAVQLQTDEHDACAWLPFEAALTRLHWAGHRRALRHLHCQGFP; the protein is encoded by the coding sequence ATGTCCGCACAACGGATCGTCGAGGTTTGGCCGCTCGGTGTCGTGGATTACGCTGCCGGGCTGGCCATGCAGGAGCAGCTCGTCGCCCGGCGACGGCAGGGAGAAGTTCCCGATACGCTGCTGCTGCTGGAACATCCGCCGGTCATCACGCTGGGGCGCGCGGCTGAGCCGGAGCATATCGTTGCGCCAAAGGCGGTTTTGGAGCGGCGGGGCATTGCCGTCTATGAAACAGGGCGCGGCGGGGATGTCACCTATCACGGGTGGGGACAACTCGTTGGCTATCCCATTCTCGATCTCAACCCGGACCGCCGCGACATCCGCCGCTACATGCGTGATCTGGAAGAAGTCCTCATCCGCACTGTTGCTGAGTACGGGATTGCCGCCGGGCGGGTTGCGGGGTTGACGGGGGTGTGGGTGGCCGGTGAGCGCAAGATGGCAGCTCTGGGAGTACGCATCTCGCGCTGGATCACGTCCCACGGTTTTGCCCTCAACGTGACGACACACCTGGAGGATTTTGATTTCATCGTGCCCTGCGGCATTACCGACAAGGCCGTAACGTCCATTGCCAGGGAAACCGGACAGACTCCAACACTCCATGACGTAGCCGGTCACGTCACACGGCACTTCGGCGGCGTGTTTGAGCGGGCGGTCGTCTGGCGGCAGTTGGAGCAGGCTTCTGTGCAGGTCTGGCTTTTCCGGCGGCAAGGCGCGCAGACGGAATACCTCGTGCTGCGGCGGACAGACGCCCGTGGCGGTTTCTGGCAGCCCGTCACCGGGCAGGTAGAGCCGGGTGAGACGCCAGCGGCAGCCGCCCGGCGCGAGGTGCGGGAGGAAACCGGCCAGACAACCGAGCCGGCCGCGTTGGGGTTGGCCGAAACCTCCCTGATGAACGCCGCCTGGTTTGCGCCCGCCGCCGGGCCGGTCTTCAACCGGGAGCATGCCTTTGCCGCGCAGGTTGAGACCGACGCGGTGCAACTCCAGACGGATGAACATGACGCCTGCGCCTGGCTGCCTTTTGAAGCCGCGTTGACGCGCCTGCACTGGGCTGGCCATCGGCGCGCCCTGCGGCATCTTCACTGCCAAGGCTTCCCATGA